Proteins co-encoded in one Listeria ivanovii subsp. ivanovii genomic window:
- a CDS encoding SMI1/KNR4 family protein, giving the protein MTIHQDALERINTKIVKLKTLDTNKSLFGAESHNYELQAPLSDATINQFEKSHQITLPPAYRLFLQQIGNGGTGPYYGLESLEDGVFTSLDYKEAKYGLQNLSEPFPHTDEWNLPGDVNNMSEEAYQIWEEACFQDDITNGFLRIANFGCGVSINLVVNGEAYGEIWVDDRCNSNGIYPDFYFGNESRLDFLAWYELWLDISIKEFEN; this is encoded by the coding sequence ATGACTATTCACCAAGATGCTCTCGAAAGAATTAATACCAAAATCGTGAAACTAAAAACACTTGATACTAACAAAAGTCTATTTGGCGCCGAGTCACATAATTATGAACTTCAAGCCCCTTTATCAGATGCTACTATCAACCAATTCGAAAAGTCACACCAAATAACCCTTCCGCCCGCTTACCGATTGTTTTTACAACAGATTGGAAATGGTGGCACCGGTCCTTATTATGGCTTAGAGTCTTTAGAAGATGGCGTATTTACTTCCTTAGATTACAAAGAAGCAAAATACGGATTACAAAATTTAAGCGAACCATTCCCTCATACGGATGAATGGAATCTTCCAGGAGATGTAAATAACATGTCTGAAGAAGCGTATCAAATTTGGGAAGAAGCGTGTTTTCAAGACGATATCACAAACGGTTTCTTGAGAATTGCTAATTTTGGATGTGGCGTCTCGATAAATTTAGTCGTAAATGGTGAAGCATACGGAGAAATCTGGGTTGACGATAGGTGTAATAGTAATGGAATTTACCCTGATTTTTATTTTGGTAATGAATCACGTTTAGACTTTCTTGCTTGGTACGAATTATGGTTAGATATATCTATCAAAGAATTTGAAAACTAA
- a CDS encoding glycoside hydrolase family 1 protein — MEHQKRSPFPKDFLWGSASAAYQIEGAWDADGKGKSVWDEYVRIPGTTFKGTNGDVAVDHYHRYKEDVKLMAEAGLKAYRFSIAWTRIFPNGKGEVNEAGLQFYDNLINELIKYEIEPLVTLYHWDIPQALFDEYGGWESRQVIEDFTNYSTTLFKRYGDRVKYWISLNEQNIFVGMGYGQALHPPKVSDPKRMYAVNHIANLANASVIKAFHEIVPDGKIGPSFAYTPHYPIDTDPKNVQAADDAEELNSYFWMDMYAFGRYPKAVWKYLEENDIAPVIEAGDMELLASAKPDFMGVNYYQSATVAYNPLDGVGQNNEMNFTGKKGSTKETGVPGVYKKVVNPFVKTTNWDWTIDPKGLQIALRRINSRYALPILITENGLGEFDKLVEGKVNDDYRIDYLSAHATAIRDAISDGVDMLGYCTWSFTDLLSWLNGYQKRYGFVYVDRDVEDDAPMTRIPKKSYYWYKKVIKTNGEEL; from the coding sequence ATGGAACATCAAAAACGTTCACCATTTCCGAAAGACTTCTTATGGGGTTCTGCATCTGCAGCTTATCAAATTGAAGGTGCCTGGGACGCTGATGGTAAAGGAAAATCAGTGTGGGATGAATATGTTCGTATTCCAGGAACTACTTTTAAAGGAACAAATGGTGATGTAGCAGTTGACCATTACCATCGTTATAAAGAAGATGTGAAACTAATGGCCGAAGCTGGACTGAAAGCTTACCGTTTCTCCATTGCTTGGACTCGTATTTTTCCAAATGGTAAGGGAGAAGTCAACGAAGCTGGGTTACAATTTTATGATAACTTAATTAATGAATTGATTAAATATGAAATTGAACCACTGGTAACGCTTTATCATTGGGATATCCCACAAGCGCTATTTGATGAATATGGTGGCTGGGAATCGCGCCAAGTTATTGAAGACTTCACAAACTACTCCACTACCCTTTTCAAACGTTACGGAGATCGTGTGAAATACTGGATTTCCTTAAACGAACAAAATATCTTTGTTGGCATGGGTTATGGTCAAGCACTTCATCCACCAAAAGTGAGCGATCCAAAGAGAATGTACGCAGTGAACCATATTGCAAACTTAGCTAATGCTAGTGTTATCAAAGCTTTCCACGAGATCGTTCCTGATGGAAAAATCGGACCAAGTTTTGCTTATACACCACACTATCCAATCGATACAGACCCTAAAAACGTTCAAGCAGCGGATGATGCGGAAGAATTAAATAGTTACTTCTGGATGGATATGTATGCCTTTGGTCGTTATCCAAAAGCGGTTTGGAAATATTTAGAAGAAAATGATATTGCTCCAGTTATTGAAGCTGGAGACATGGAATTGCTTGCTTCTGCAAAACCAGATTTCATGGGAGTCAATTACTATCAATCTGCAACTGTTGCTTACAACCCACTTGATGGTGTTGGTCAAAACAATGAAATGAACTTCACTGGTAAAAAAGGTAGCACGAAAGAAACTGGTGTACCAGGTGTTTATAAAAAAGTGGTGAATCCGTTTGTAAAAACTACGAACTGGGATTGGACAATCGATCCAAAAGGTCTGCAAATTGCGCTTCGTCGTATCAACAGCCGCTATGCATTACCAATTTTAATCACCGAAAATGGTTTAGGTGAATTTGATAAATTAGTTGAGGGTAAAGTAAACGATGACTATCGTATCGACTACCTAAGCGCTCATGCTACCGCTATTCGCGATGCAATCAGTGATGGAGTTGATATGTTAGGATATTGCACTTGGAGCTTCACAGACCTTCTAAGCTGGCTAAACGGCTACCAAAAACGCTATGGCTTTGTTTATGTTGATCGCGACGTAGAGGATGATGCACCGATGACTCGTATTCCGAAAAAAAGCTACTATTGGTATAAAAAAGTAATCAAAACAAATGGGGAAGAATTATAA
- a CDS encoding GNAT family N-acetyltransferase, translated as MKRNYHVKFLTEKDVALAEAVCSASEDYYLIEQDKPASKSDALKIITEIPNGKTRFDKFVMAVLDENEKPIGLVDIVSDYPRKGRWFIGLLLLTPAARGNGLGKVLHQTIQEWANDGGADSLALGVLAENEKACGFFKHLGYTKEETKEATYGEKVHQVDIYTLTI; from the coding sequence ATGAAACGTAATTATCACGTAAAATTTCTAACGGAAAAAGATGTCGCACTTGCTGAAGCTGTTTGCAGTGCTTCAGAAGATTATTATTTAATAGAACAAGATAAGCCCGCATCCAAAAGTGATGCACTAAAAATTATCACAGAAATTCCAAACGGGAAAACACGCTTTGACAAATTTGTAATGGCTGTTCTTGATGAAAATGAAAAGCCAATTGGGCTAGTTGATATTGTGTCAGACTATCCAAGAAAAGGTCGCTGGTTCATAGGATTACTATTGTTAACCCCAGCAGCACGTGGAAACGGATTAGGAAAAGTACTTCATCAAACAATTCAAGAGTGGGCTAATGATGGTGGGGCGGATTCGCTTGCTTTAGGCGTGCTTGCTGAAAACGAGAAAGCATGTGGCTTTTTTAAACATTTAGGTTATACAAAAGAGGAAACAAAAGAAGCAACTTATGGCGAAAAAGTGCATCAAGTTGATATTTATACGTTAACTATTTAA
- the yidA gene encoding sugar-phosphatase produces MYKLIAIDIDGTLLTDDHKVTTEVKDAIRHAKQKGVKVVLCTGRPLVGVENYLTELELREEGDYVISFNGAFVQDTFTKEVISHLTLGIEDLKEIYQVSLDSNLHMHFFDSKALYTPNREIGKYTIVEAYLTGSQLIFKEIENVPDDFIMSKAMFIEEAPLLEAGIAKLPESFKEKYHLVRSTPFYLEILNRDASKGNAVRELSEKLGIKQSEVICIGDQENDVTMLEFAGLGIAMGNAPEHIKELADYTTASNNDSGVAKAIQKFVLDKSN; encoded by the coding sequence TTGTATAAATTAATTGCGATTGATATTGATGGAACGTTACTAACAGACGATCATAAGGTAACAACAGAAGTAAAAGATGCGATTCGGCACGCCAAGCAAAAAGGGGTAAAAGTGGTTCTTTGTACTGGGCGTCCACTTGTTGGTGTAGAAAATTACTTAACTGAGCTTGAACTGCGTGAAGAAGGCGACTATGTTATTAGCTTTAACGGCGCATTTGTCCAAGATACTTTTACAAAAGAAGTCATTTCTCACTTAACACTTGGAATAGAAGACTTAAAAGAAATCTATCAAGTAAGCCTAGATAGCAATTTACACATGCATTTCTTTGATAGTAAGGCCCTTTATACACCAAACCGAGAAATTGGTAAATATACAATTGTCGAAGCATACCTTACTGGCAGCCAACTTATTTTCAAAGAAATCGAAAATGTACCAGATGATTTTATTATGTCTAAAGCGATGTTTATTGAAGAAGCTCCACTTTTAGAAGCTGGTATCGCGAAACTACCAGAATCGTTTAAGGAAAAATACCATTTGGTTCGTAGCACACCATTTTACTTAGAAATTCTTAATCGTGATGCAAGTAAAGGGAATGCGGTACGAGAACTTTCTGAAAAGCTTGGTATAAAGCAAAGTGAAGTTATCTGCATCGGCGATCAAGAAAATGATGTAACGATGCTTGAATTTGCTGGACTTGGAATTGCAATGGGTAATGCACCAGAACATATAAAAGAATTGGCTGATTATACCACTGCCTCTAACAATGATAGTGGTGTTGCCAAAGCCATCCAAAAATTTGTGCTTGATAAATCTAACTAG
- a CDS encoding ABC transporter ATP-binding protein, protein MAQLSLEHIYKIYDNKVTAVSDFNLEIDDKEFIVFVGPSGCGKSTTLRMIAGLEEISKGELSIDGKVMNNVAPKDRDIAMVFQNYALYPHMTVYDNMAFGLKLRKMPKDAIKERVEHAANILGLTEYLKRKPSALSGGQRQRVALGRAIVRDAKVFLMDEPLSNLDAKLRVQMRAEITKLHQQLDTTMIYVTHDQTEAMTMATRIVIMKDGVIQQVGSPKQVYDHPVNMFVAGFIGSPAMNFFKGRLDGSNFIGDDFTIAVPEGKLKLLKDRGFDGKDIVFGIRPEDIHDEPIVIEANPGYTFKATTIVAELTGAEFMLHSRVGTHEFVARVDARSEHQPNEVLTLAFEMSKSHFFDPETEDNLTD, encoded by the coding sequence TTGGCACAATTATCACTAGAACATATTTATAAAATATATGACAACAAAGTAACAGCAGTATCTGATTTTAATTTAGAAATCGATGACAAAGAATTTATCGTTTTCGTTGGTCCATCTGGTTGTGGTAAATCTACTACTCTACGGATGATTGCCGGACTAGAAGAAATCTCTAAAGGCGAACTATCCATTGATGGTAAAGTAATGAATAATGTCGCACCAAAAGACCGCGACATCGCAATGGTATTCCAAAACTATGCGCTTTATCCGCATATGACTGTATATGATAACATGGCTTTCGGTTTAAAATTACGTAAAATGCCAAAAGACGCAATTAAAGAACGTGTAGAACATGCAGCAAATATTCTTGGTTTAACAGAATACTTAAAACGTAAACCAAGCGCACTTTCTGGTGGTCAACGTCAACGTGTTGCTTTAGGACGTGCAATCGTTCGTGATGCAAAAGTATTCTTAATGGATGAACCACTTTCCAACTTGGATGCAAAATTACGTGTGCAAATGCGTGCGGAAATTACAAAACTACACCAACAATTAGATACTACGATGATTTACGTTACCCATGACCAAACAGAAGCAATGACGATGGCCACTCGTATCGTTATCATGAAAGACGGCGTTATCCAACAAGTTGGTTCACCAAAACAAGTGTATGATCATCCAGTGAATATGTTCGTAGCTGGCTTTATTGGTAGCCCAGCGATGAACTTCTTTAAAGGTCGCTTAGATGGTTCTAACTTTATCGGTGATGATTTCACAATTGCCGTTCCAGAAGGAAAATTGAAACTTCTTAAAGACAGAGGATTTGATGGGAAAGATATCGTTTTCGGTATTCGTCCGGAAGATATCCATGATGAGCCTATCGTAATTGAAGCAAACCCAGGTTATACTTTCAAAGCAACTACTATCGTTGCCGAACTTACTGGTGCTGAATTTATGCTTCATAGCCGTGTTGGTACGCACGAATTCGTTGCTCGTGTGGATGCTCGCTCTGAACACCAACCAAATGAAGTACTTACACTTGCATTTGAAATGTCTAAATCTCACTTCTTTGATCCAGAAACAGAAGATAATTTGACAGACTAA
- a CDS encoding ABC transporter permease subunit: MKKVVKIFLHYFLGIIGIILISCVPAIFSKVTSWSSETYLEALMSIFTTIIHPTTWEITYQGSAEVFHVSLYDFISGPYAYTMKIIIASLLISLGIAYLLVILTFRGPNWLRQGLAGFSSLLQAFPDFSFIFLIQMLVVYIYQQTGIFTLNFYSLNGEQIYAAPIVCLSIIPTVLFYKMMMLLMRNEWQEDYIDLARGKGLTNTAILLRHATPNMAQSLFYQSKTIIWFILSAYLIVEFLFGIEGVLYYLLAGFNPVNTFLILALIFTPFYFFYALVDLWISRGKTLTSATITKIPLHWNSFQKTVAEKVDLKSRWRKARLTILKCLKRPSFSIPLVTLMIMLVVSLIYGLMGDTIHTLKFISDSSGKVTGMAPFKPNSEVWLGTDGAGNSILDQLLVGVKYTLIIAVFIATLRVFIGYLLAVPLAFFSKPRTRNFVQSLADGMHYLPLSLLVFIVMVNEYISYSGVFETSLFTRIAFQVLIMVVIVLPITTNRINSEISQVMKKEFVLNSLVFGGNARWILTKHINPQIWSKLILIWLEQLVQVLQMFVHLAILGIFIGGAIKGADDGMLNPVIPELSGLIANAKFVFANHQFWIILPPLLIFMVLILCFQMIASSLLKMEEERERGY; the protein is encoded by the coding sequence ATGAAAAAAGTTGTCAAAATTTTTCTACATTATTTTTTAGGAATTATCGGGATTATTCTGATTAGCTGTGTACCGGCGATTTTTAGTAAAGTGACTTCCTGGTCATCGGAAACCTATCTGGAAGCATTAATGTCGATTTTCACGACTATTATCCATCCAACCACCTGGGAAATCACCTATCAAGGCAGTGCAGAAGTTTTCCATGTCTCATTATATGATTTTATCAGCGGCCCATACGCATACACGATGAAAATTATTATTGCTAGCTTACTGATTTCTTTAGGGATTGCTTATCTTTTAGTAATATTGACTTTCCGCGGTCCAAACTGGTTACGCCAAGGATTAGCTGGCTTTTCATCACTTCTTCAAGCATTTCCTGATTTTTCTTTTATTTTTCTTATTCAAATGTTAGTCGTATATATATATCAACAAACTGGCATTTTCACATTAAACTTTTATAGCCTAAATGGAGAACAAATCTATGCAGCACCAATTGTTTGTTTATCAATTATTCCGACCGTGTTATTTTATAAAATGATGATGCTTTTAATGAGAAACGAATGGCAGGAAGACTACATCGACCTTGCGCGCGGGAAAGGATTAACAAACACAGCCATTTTACTTCGGCACGCGACTCCGAACATGGCCCAAAGCTTGTTTTACCAATCAAAAACAATTATTTGGTTTATTTTAAGCGCCTACTTAATTGTGGAATTTTTATTTGGAATTGAAGGTGTGTTGTATTATCTTTTAGCTGGCTTTAATCCGGTAAATACTTTCCTAATATTAGCCTTAATTTTTACACCGTTTTACTTCTTTTATGCGCTAGTGGACTTATGGATTAGCCGTGGCAAAACACTTACGAGTGCAACCATCACGAAAATCCCGCTACACTGGAATAGCTTTCAGAAAACCGTTGCTGAAAAAGTAGACCTTAAAAGCAGATGGCGAAAAGCTAGATTAACGATTTTGAAGTGCTTAAAACGGCCATCATTCAGCATTCCGCTAGTCACGCTTATGATTATGCTAGTTGTAAGTCTAATTTACGGATTAATGGGAGATACAATTCATACACTAAAATTCATTAGTGATTCATCGGGGAAAGTAACTGGAATGGCTCCGTTTAAACCAAATTCAGAAGTTTGGCTTGGGACTGATGGAGCAGGTAATTCTATTTTGGATCAATTGTTAGTTGGGGTTAAGTATACGTTAATAATTGCTGTCTTTATCGCGACATTACGTGTTTTTATTGGCTATCTTTTGGCTGTTCCATTGGCTTTTTTCAGCAAACCGAGAACACGAAACTTTGTTCAAAGTCTTGCTGATGGGATGCATTATTTACCGTTATCGCTTCTGGTTTTTATTGTTATGGTGAATGAGTACATTAGCTATTCTGGTGTATTTGAAACAAGTTTATTTACACGAATTGCTTTCCAAGTGTTAATCATGGTTGTTATCGTTTTACCAATTACGACTAATCGAATTAACAGTGAGATATCTCAAGTGATGAAAAAAGAGTTTGTTTTGAATTCGCTTGTTTTTGGAGGGAATGCTCGGTGGATTTTAACGAAGCATATTAACCCACAAATTTGGTCTAAACTGATACTAATTTGGCTCGAGCAACTTGTCCAAGTTTTACAGATGTTTGTTCATTTGGCAATTTTGGGCATTTTTATTGGTGGTGCGATCAAAGGGGCTGATGACGGAATGCTTAATCCGGTCATTCCAGAGCTATCTGGTTTAATTGCTAATGCCAAATTCGTTTTTGCCAATCATCAATTTTGGATTATTTTACCACCGTTACTAATTTTTATGGTGCTTATCTTATGCTTCCAAATGATTGCGAGTTCGTTGCTGAAAATGGAAGAGGAAAGAGAACGCGGGTATTAA
- a CDS encoding Crp/Fnr family transcriptional regulator produces the protein MVFPFNHEEFVSMMDQYNLKSTRITIPEHTILNDLATEHENYLFLVKTGIIAGYIDFDKRKIYSVFNDNFFMGYFTIFDDTPLALTCQTLTECDVLLYKKKDVEYSLSLFPENFGFQYTIMKTIARHGYYKSLLQYQNKKNQLAFAFETLVTLLNVDIIDGIATLPKPISTTIIKNYCTLSKAFFYAQLKELKEAKIISKVHSQWQIDMNALNKKNDITR, from the coding sequence ATGGTTTTTCCGTTCAATCATGAAGAATTTGTTAGTATGATGGATCAATACAATTTAAAATCAACAAGAATAACCATTCCAGAGCATACTATTTTAAATGATTTAGCTACAGAACATGAAAATTATCTTTTTTTAGTAAAGACTGGGATAATTGCCGGTTACATCGATTTTGATAAAAGGAAGATTTATTCTGTTTTTAATGATAATTTTTTTATGGGATATTTCACGATTTTTGATGATACACCACTCGCTCTAACTTGCCAGACGCTTACAGAATGTGATGTTTTACTTTATAAGAAAAAAGATGTTGAATATTCCTTGTCGCTATTCCCTGAAAATTTTGGATTTCAGTATACTATCATGAAAACTATCGCAAGACATGGTTATTATAAATCACTTCTGCAATATCAGAACAAAAAGAACCAATTGGCATTTGCTTTTGAAACACTTGTGACATTGCTTAATGTGGATATAATAGATGGAATTGCTACATTACCTAAGCCCATCAGTACAACTATTATCAAGAATTACTGTACACTATCCAAAGCTTTCTTCTATGCCCAATTAAAAGAACTAAAAGAAGCGAAAATCATCTCTAAAGTTCATTCACAATGGCAAATTGACATGAATGCTTTGAATAAGAAGAACGATATTACACGTTAA
- a CDS encoding Gfo/Idh/MocA family protein, with product MNKLNWAILGPGSIAHQFAEGMKGLDRAIYAVGARNLEKGQAFAEQYAIKNVYDDFDKMLAEPAIDVVYIATPHSNHYEYIMKSLQNGKHVLAEKAITVSSTELDEISALAKEKGLIVKEAMTIFHMPLYKKLRAIVDSGEIGKLKLIQVAFGSAKEKDPSNRFYNMDLAGGALLDIGTYALSFARYFLTGAPDEVLTTMKKFETGVDEQSGILLKNKEEELAIVSLSFRAKVPKRGIVACEEGFITVDEYPRASRATVTNTITGKVEEIVAGDTDKALEYEIAAMEESITTGENTTSELTSDVIAIMTDVRTQWGIKFPFEK from the coding sequence ATGAATAAACTTAACTGGGCAATTCTTGGTCCTGGATCGATTGCGCACCAATTTGCAGAGGGAATGAAAGGTTTAGACCGTGCAATTTATGCAGTAGGAGCTAGAAATTTGGAGAAAGGTCAAGCGTTTGCAGAACAATATGCTATTAAAAACGTTTACGATGACTTTGATAAAATGCTTGCTGAACCAGCGATAGACGTGGTTTATATTGCAACGCCGCACTCCAATCACTATGAATATATTATGAAAAGTTTGCAAAATGGCAAGCACGTGCTTGCAGAAAAAGCGATTACAGTAAGTAGTACCGAATTGGATGAAATAAGTGCGCTTGCGAAAGAAAAAGGCTTAATTGTTAAAGAAGCGATGACGATTTTTCACATGCCACTTTATAAAAAATTACGAGCAATTGTTGATTCAGGTGAAATTGGTAAATTAAAACTTATCCAAGTCGCATTCGGAAGTGCAAAAGAAAAAGACCCAAGCAACCGTTTTTACAATATGGACTTAGCTGGCGGGGCACTCCTTGATATTGGTACATACGCATTAAGCTTCGCGCGCTACTTTTTAACCGGGGCACCAGATGAAGTGCTAACAACGATGAAAAAATTCGAAACAGGCGTGGATGAGCAATCTGGCATTCTGCTGAAGAATAAAGAGGAAGAACTCGCAATCGTGTCGCTTTCTTTCCGAGCAAAAGTGCCAAAACGTGGAATTGTTGCTTGTGAAGAAGGTTTTATCACTGTGGATGAATACCCGCGTGCAAGCCGAGCAACTGTGACTAATACAATTACAGGAAAAGTGGAAGAAATTGTGGCTGGTGATACGGATAAAGCTTTAGAATACGAAATTGCCGCGATGGAAGAAAGTATTACAACTGGAGAAAATACAACATCCGAGTTAACGAGTGATGTCATCGCGATTATGACGGATGTTAGAACACAATGGGGCATTAAGTTTCCGTTTGAAAAATAA
- a CDS encoding ring-cleaving dioxygenase, whose amino-acid sequence MKLAGIHHVSVFTANARANFDFYTKIIGLRLVKKSVNQDDPYTYHLYYGDEIGSPGTALTFFEVPNMARNKPSRNAISGLSLRVPNDEALRYWDKRLDKHQIFHSKPMNQFGRQIIRLKDIDGLPINLISDETSTQLTEFSYWEDSPVPAEYAIRGLGPVRFSVFKKEKTDQLLTKVLGFERVGAYEDDDKLVTVFKTGAVGLGGEVHVESRPDLEQGNLGAGGIHHVAFRVPTDGDLIGWTEMIQDLGYHNSGYVDRFYFHSLYFRESNGILIELATDGPGFQTDFTKENGTYIDLPPHLEDRREEILTHLQPLDTDK is encoded by the coding sequence ATGAAATTAGCAGGAATTCATCACGTGTCTGTTTTCACAGCAAATGCACGCGCAAACTTTGATTTTTATACAAAAATAATCGGGTTACGATTAGTAAAAAAATCCGTGAATCAAGATGATCCATACACTTATCATTTGTACTACGGGGATGAAATTGGTTCACCAGGGACAGCGCTAACTTTTTTCGAAGTGCCTAACATGGCTAGAAATAAGCCATCACGTAATGCTATTTCTGGTCTTAGTTTGCGTGTTCCAAATGACGAAGCGCTTAGATACTGGGATAAACGTCTCGATAAACACCAAATTTTTCATAGCAAACCAATGAATCAATTCGGTCGCCAAATTATTCGCTTGAAAGATATCGATGGCTTACCAATTAATTTGATTTCTGATGAGACAAGTACACAGCTTACAGAGTTTTCTTATTGGGAAGATAGCCCGGTTCCAGCTGAATATGCAATTCGCGGTCTGGGTCCAGTTCGCTTCTCCGTTTTCAAAAAAGAAAAAACGGATCAACTTTTAACAAAGGTATTAGGCTTTGAACGAGTTGGCGCCTATGAAGATGATGATAAATTAGTCACCGTATTTAAAACTGGTGCTGTCGGGCTTGGCGGGGAAGTGCATGTCGAATCGCGACCAGATTTAGAACAGGGAAATCTTGGTGCTGGAGGGATTCACCATGTGGCGTTCCGTGTGCCAACAGATGGTGACTTAATCGGCTGGACAGAAATGATTCAAGACCTTGGTTACCATAATTCAGGATATGTAGACCGTTTTTATTTCCACTCGCTTTATTTCCGTGAAAGTAATGGTATTTTAATTGAACTCGCGACGGATGGCCCTGGATTCCAAACTGATTTCACGAAAGAAAACGGCACTTACATAGATTTACCACCACATCTCGAAGACCGTCGTGAAGAGATTTTGACACATTTACAACCATTAGATACGGATAAATGA
- a CDS encoding histidine phosphatase family protein, which translates to MAEGLRTIYFVRHGKTEWNMTGQMQGWGDSPLVAEGIDGAKAVGEVLKDTRIDAVYTSTSKRTKDTAAYILGNRDIQIRELEELKEMHFGTWEGITVTEIDEKHPEERAKILHSPETYKAEVNGGETYYELAERLQRGVEKIIAETPSGNILVVSHGMSLTLLLYLLQGGTVEDHRKEAPRILNTSISIVEYENGEFTLKKLNEIDHLNLK; encoded by the coding sequence TTGGCAGAAGGTTTACGAACAATTTATTTTGTAAGACATGGCAAAACAGAATGGAATATGACTGGGCAAATGCAAGGGTGGGGCGATTCACCGCTTGTTGCTGAAGGGATAGACGGAGCAAAAGCAGTCGGCGAAGTTTTAAAAGATACGCGGATTGATGCTGTTTATACGAGTACGAGTAAACGCACAAAAGATACTGCTGCATATATTTTAGGAAACAGAGACATTCAGATACGCGAACTAGAAGAACTAAAAGAAATGCACTTTGGAACTTGGGAAGGTATTACTGTAACAGAAATAGACGAAAAACATCCAGAAGAGCGAGCAAAAATCCTTCATAGTCCAGAAACGTATAAAGCAGAAGTGAACGGTGGCGAAACATATTATGAACTTGCTGAAAGGTTACAGCGTGGTGTAGAGAAAATCATCGCAGAAACTCCAAGTGGCAATATTTTAGTCGTATCTCACGGCATGTCACTTACACTGCTATTATATTTGCTACAAGGTGGAACTGTTGAAGACCACCGCAAAGAAGCACCTCGGATTTTAAACACAAGTATTAGTATCGTAGAGTATGAAAATGGTGAATTTACACTAAAAAAATTAAATGAAATTGATCATTTGAATTTAAAATAA
- a CDS encoding ComEC/Rec2 family competence protein, protein MKKGIYKVLLAFVLVTGLSIPSSIQAEAAAPSIKVHFIDVGQGDAIYIKAPSGEDILIDAGNKGKGKTVVNYLKKLKVKDIEIMIASHPDADNIGGLPEVMNSIKVKSLYAPKSTNTTAAYKNFVNTAKKKKLAIKNAKAGVKLPVKGVTAQFVGPVKSYGKTDRNNWSAVLHLTYKKNTFLFTGDAQIKAEKDMIKAKKKLRADVLKVSTQGSKNATSSTFVNVVKPKYAIISVGKNGYDHPNSQTVKTLTKARTKVYQTNKNKTIVVTGNGSSYKVGK, encoded by the coding sequence ATGAAAAAAGGAATTTATAAAGTTTTGCTAGCTTTTGTTTTAGTAACTGGATTATCGATTCCAAGCTCTATTCAAGCAGAAGCCGCCGCACCAAGCATTAAAGTGCACTTCATCGATGTTGGCCAAGGAGACGCTATTTATATCAAAGCGCCAAGTGGTGAAGACATTTTAATTGATGCAGGAAACAAAGGAAAAGGAAAAACCGTTGTTAACTATCTTAAAAAATTAAAAGTAAAAGATATCGAAATTATGATTGCTTCTCACCCAGATGCAGACAATATTGGTGGACTTCCAGAAGTAATGAATAGCATCAAAGTCAAAAGTCTTTATGCACCTAAATCCACGAATACTACTGCGGCATACAAAAATTTTGTAAATACGGCCAAAAAGAAAAAATTAGCCATCAAAAACGCTAAAGCTGGAGTAAAGCTACCTGTAAAAGGTGTTACCGCTCAATTTGTCGGTCCCGTTAAGTCCTACGGGAAAACCGATCGAAATAATTGGAGCGCTGTACTTCATCTAACTTATAAGAAAAATACTTTCCTTTTTACTGGTGACGCGCAAATAAAAGCAGAAAAAGATATGATTAAAGCAAAAAAGAAATTACGCGCTGATGTTTTAAAAGTAAGTACTCAAGGCTCCAAAAATGCCACTAGTTCCACTTTTGTCAACGTTGTAAAACCTAAATACGCTATTATTAGCGTCGGTAAAAACGGCTATGATCATCCAAACTCACAGACTGTTAAAACCTTAACGAAAGCAAGAACCAAAGTTTACCAAACTAATAAAAATAAAACCATCGTTGTAACAGGAAATGGTTCTTCATATAAAGTTGGTAAATAG